Proteins encoded within one genomic window of Halorussus salilacus:
- a CDS encoding NADH-quinone oxidoreductase subunit D: MSDAPETESREGEPQRVQSVDYDALDALLGDRVIRRESHLDAEGFVIRPSDVEQVLRTLKDEAGFDHLSCLTAQEYEDRYESIYHLTTYDDRTREVNVIVPTDRENPVSESAASVYKTAEWHEREAYDLVGIEYDGHPDLRRILLPETWQGHPLALDYHQDKPQVVTLKEHVNPLADTQRETGSGSGSESESEADSDPGSDTMFLNIGPHHPATHGVLHLKTVLDGEQVAHVEPDVGYLHRCEEQMCQDKNYRYEIMPYPDRWDYTANMPNEWAYARTAEALADIEVPEYAQVLRTMAVEFGRIMGHMLALGTFALDVYGDFTAIFMYSVRDREIVQNILEDLTGQRMMFNYFRLGGVVWDVPEPREEFFEKVRDFLDELPEHVEEYHDLMTGNEIFQKRTVDTGVITAETAKDYGCTGPVARGSGVDYDLRRDDPYGYYDELDWDVVTEPYGDNYARVLVRMQEVEESAKIIQQCVDLLEEWPDDERTIQANVPRTLKPEADTEVYRAVEAAKGEMGIYIRSDGTSQPARFKIRSPCFNNLHALEAMAEGEYVPDLVAALGSLDIVLGSVDR, from the coding sequence ATGAGTGACGCACCCGAAACCGAATCCAGAGAGGGGGAGCCACAGCGGGTCCAGTCCGTCGATTACGACGCGCTCGACGCCCTGCTCGGCGACCGCGTGATTCGCCGCGAGAGCCACCTCGACGCCGAGGGGTTCGTGATACGACCGTCCGACGTGGAGCAAGTGCTCCGGACCCTCAAGGACGAGGCCGGGTTCGACCACCTCTCGTGTCTGACCGCTCAGGAGTACGAGGACCGCTACGAGAGCATCTACCACCTGACCACGTACGACGACCGGACTCGGGAAGTCAACGTCATCGTGCCGACCGACCGCGAGAACCCAGTGAGCGAGTCGGCGGCGTCGGTGTACAAGACCGCCGAGTGGCACGAGCGAGAGGCCTACGACCTCGTGGGCATCGAGTACGACGGCCACCCGGACCTGCGGCGCATCCTCCTGCCCGAGACGTGGCAGGGCCACCCGCTCGCCCTCGACTACCACCAGGACAAGCCCCAAGTCGTCACGCTGAAAGAGCACGTCAATCCGCTCGCCGACACCCAGCGCGAGACCGGGTCCGGGTCCGGGTCCGAGTCGGAGTCGGAAGCCGACTCCGACCCGGGGTCGGACACGATGTTCCTCAACATCGGCCCTCACCACCCAGCGACCCACGGCGTGCTCCACCTCAAGACCGTCCTCGACGGCGAGCAGGTCGCCCACGTCGAACCCGACGTCGGCTACCTCCACCGGTGTGAGGAGCAGATGTGCCAAGACAAGAACTACCGGTACGAAATCATGCCGTACCCCGACCGGTGGGACTACACCGCGAACATGCCCAACGAGTGGGCGTACGCCCGGACCGCGGAGGCGCTCGCCGACATCGAGGTGCCCGAGTACGCGCAGGTCCTCCGGACGATGGCGGTCGAGTTCGGTCGCATCATGGGCCACATGCTCGCGCTGGGGACGTTCGCGCTCGACGTGTACGGCGACTTCACCGCCATCTTCATGTACTCGGTCCGAGATCGCGAGATCGTCCAGAACATCCTCGAAGACCTCACGGGCCAGCGGATGATGTTCAACTACTTCCGGCTCGGCGGGGTCGTCTGGGACGTTCCCGAACCCCGCGAGGAGTTCTTCGAGAAGGTCCGGGACTTCCTCGACGAACTGCCCGAACACGTCGAGGAGTACCACGACCTGATGACCGGCAACGAGATATTCCAGAAGCGGACCGTCGACACCGGAGTCATCACCGCCGAGACCGCCAAGGACTACGGCTGTACCGGGCCGGTCGCCCGCGGGTCGGGCGTCGACTACGACCTGCGCAGGGACGACCCCTACGGCTACTACGACGAACTCGACTGGGACGTGGTCACCGAACCCTACGGCGACAACTACGCCCGGGTGCTGGTCCGGATGCAGGAGGTCGAGGAGTCGGCGAAGATAATCCAGCAGTGCGTCGACCTGCTCGAAGAGTGGCCCGACGACGAGCGGACGATTCAGGCCAACGTCCCCCGGACCCTCAAGCCCGAGGCCGACACCGAGGTGTACCGGGCGGTCGAAGCCGCGAAGGGCGAGATGGGAATCTACATCCGGTCGGACGGCACCTCCCAGCCAGCCCGGTTCAAGATTCGAAGCCCCTGCTTCAACAACCTCCACGCCCTCGAAGCGATGGCCGAGGGCGAGTACGTGCCCGACCTCGTCGCGGCGCTCGGGAGCCTCGACATCGTCCTCGGGTCGGTGGACCGGTGA